Proteins encoded in a region of the Salmo trutta chromosome 34, fSalTru1.1, whole genome shotgun sequence genome:
- the LOC115173568 gene encoding major histocompatibility complex class I-related gene protein-like encodes MNISHLTVFVLCFSLECICQSDTYSLSYIYTALSKPVDLPGIHEFTAMGLMNNKQIDYYDSVSKKKIPKQDWIREKLPADYWEKGTQSRKSKEQWFKVNVDILMKRMRHNNTDVHVLQWKVGCEIDQQSDGTLKFIKGIDQYSYDGDDFLAFDDVTMQWVAPVDQALPTKRKWDGVQILNQYTKGYLEKECVDWLSKFMEYEDKEFSWADSPPKVYAFAKKAKTAGHVQLTCMATGFYPKDVVMHIKKNEVLLTKHDGVQSAGVLPNDDETFQIRMSVQIPEADKETYECYVHHRALKEPIVVKWDGKCCDCSSVGAVVIGAVVIAFIVVLILVVLFVLHRRGTIGIPGLRTRANGNGAAVMV; translated from the exons ACACCTACTCCCTGAGCTACATCTACACTGCCCTGTCAAAGCCAGTAGACTTGcctggtatccatgagttcactGCCATGGGTCTGATGAACAACAAACAGATTGACTACTATGACAGTGTGTCAAAGAAGAAGATTCCCAAACAGGACTGGATTAGGGAGAAGCTGCCAGCAGACTACTGGGAAAAAGGCACTCAGTCACGCAAGAGCAAGGAGCAGTGGTTCAAAGTTAATGTCGATATCTTGATGAAGCGCATGAGGCACAACAACACTG ATGTCCATGTCCTTCAGTGGAAGGTTGGTTGTGAGATTGACCAACAGAGTGACGGCACATTGAAATTCATAAAGGGCATCGACCAATACAGCTATGATGGTGACGACTTCCTGGCCTTTGATGATGTCACTATGCAGTGGGTGGCCCCAGTTGATCAAGCTCTGCCGACTAAGAGGAAGTGGGACGGGGTGCAGATCCTCAACCAGTACACCAAGGGCTACCTGGAGAAGGAGTGTGTAGACTGGCTGTCCAAATTCATGGAATATGAGGACAAGGAATTCAGTTGGGCTGATT CCCCTCCAAAGGTCTATGCATTTGCTAAAAAAGCCAAAACTGCAGGACATGTCCAACTGACCTGCATGGCCACAGGTTTCTATCCCAAAGATGTGGTTATGCATATTAAGAAGAATGAGGTTCTATTGACCAAACATGATGGAGTGCAGTCTGCAGGAGTTCTACCCAATGATGATGAGACCTTCCAGATCAGGATGAGTGTGCAGATCCCAGAGGCAGACAAGGAAACGTATGAATGTTATGTCCACCATAGAGCTTTGAAGGAGCCAATTGTGGTAAAATGGG ATGGAAAATGTTGTGATTGCAGTAGTGTCGGTGCTGTAGTCATTGGGGCTGTAGTCATCGCCTTTATTGTAGTTCTGATCTTGGTGGTCCTCTTTGTTCTGCACAGAAGAGGGACAATTG GGATTCCTGGCTTGAGAACTAGAG CTAATGGCAATGGAGCGGCTGTAATGGTGTGA